The proteins below come from a single Mauremys reevesii isolate NIE-2019 linkage group 6, ASM1616193v1, whole genome shotgun sequence genomic window:
- the LOC120407630 gene encoding LOW QUALITY PROTEIN: actin-like protein 7A (The sequence of the model RefSeq protein was modified relative to this genomic sequence to represent the inferred CDS: deleted 1 base in 1 codon): MTKGKEMSVKGSTSSVAVATIQEGPAKRAVLVRASKKPKEDSVINSGKPQIVKEIRAVIIDIGTGYCKCGFAGEPRPSHVISSTVGKHFQETAKTGDNRKESFVGKELQDVKIPLKLVNPLRHGIVVDWDCVQDIWEYIFHKEMKIQPEEHAVLVSDPPLSPTTNREKYAEMLFETFCTPAMHIAYQSRLSMYSYGKTSALVVESGHGVSYVVPIYEGYTMPSITGRVDYAGSDLTHYLMKLLNEAGKTFTGEQLSVIEDIKEKCCYTSLDLQHDMSLPLQKQQVDYELPDGHLISIGKERFLCAEMLFKPSLIGSQQPALPLLTMTCLSKCDVDLKKKLMGNILLCGGCTMLRGFPDRFQSDLTKMCPNDDPIAAASPDRKSSVWTGGSILASLKAFQQLWVYRREYEEKGPFFIYRKCF, translated from the exons ATgacaaaaggaaaggaaatgtcAGTCAAAGGAAGCACCAGTTCTGTAGCGGTAGCAACAATCCAGGAAGGTCCTGCAAAACGGGCGGTACTGGTTAGGGCCAGTAAAAAGCCTAAAGAGGATAGCGTCATCAACTCAGGGAAGCCCCAA ATTGTGAAGGAGATTAGAGCAGTGATCATAGACATTGGCACAGGTTACTGTAAGTGTGGATTTGCTGGAGAGCCTCGTCCCTCCCATGTTATTTCATCTACAGTGGGCAAGCATTTCCAGGAGACTGCTAAAACTGGGGACAATCGCAAAGAAAGCTTTgttggaaaagaacttcaggatgTGAAAATACCCCTAAAACTGGTCAACCCCTTGAGACATGGCATAGTTGTTGATTGGGATTGTGTCCAAGACATTTGGGAATACATTTTCCACAAAGAGATGAAGATTCAGCCAGAGGAGCATGCTGTGCTGGTATCAGACCCTCCACTGAGTCCTACCACCAACAGGGAGAAATATGCCGAGATGCTGTTTGAAACGTTCTGCACTCCTGCCATGCATATCGCCTACCAGTCCAGATTATCTATGTATTCATACGGAAAGACCTCCGCTCTTGTGGTAGAAAGTGGCCATGGCGTTTCATATGTGGTCCCTATCTATGAAGGTTATACTATGCCAAGCATTACTGGACGCGTAGACTATGCTGGATCAGACCTTACCCATTACCTTATGAAGTTATTAAATGAGGCGGGGAAAACATTTACTGGGGAACAACTAAGTGTGATAGAAGACATCAAGGAAAAGTGTTGCTATACGTCTCTGGACCTTCAGCATGACATGAGTTTGCCTCTCCAGAAACAGCAAGTTGATTATGAACTTCCAGATGGGCACCTAATTTCCATTGGCAAAGAGAGATTCCTGTGTGCTGAAATGCTCTTTAAACCATCCTTGATAGGATCACAGCAGCCAGCGCTTCCATTGCTGACAATGACCTGCCTCAGTAAATGTGATGTTGATCTCAAGAAGAAGCTGATGGGCAATATCTTGCTGTGCGGAGGTTGTACCATGCTGAGGGGTTTCCCTGACCGCTTCCAGAGCGACCTGACCAAGATGTGCCCCAATGATGACCCCATTGCAGCAGCATCCCCTGACAGAAAGTCTTCTGTCTGGACTGGAGGGTCAATTTTGGCATCACTCAAGGCCTTTcagcagctctgggtttacagaagAGAATATGAAGAAAAGGGTCCTTTCTTCATCTACAGGAAATGCTTTTGA